CAACGGCATCGAATTGCTGACCTCCGGGCACAGGATTTCCTGGAGCATCAGCGAGTATCTGGACCATCTCGAAGAAAGTTTCGATCGGGCGCTGCATGAGGAAGTTAGACAGACACTTCCAAAACGGTCGTAATTGAAAGGTGATGCGGCCGGAGGATTGAAAGCCATGAAGAGGGATATCTCATCCCGGGGTGAATTGAAGTTGTTCCTGGAGCAGACCTTTTCAACCCTGGATTCCACCCTGGCGAATTCGGAAGCCCGGTTGCGGGAAAAGGAAGTCGGCACGGTCCACTTTGTCGGCCAGGGGATTGTTCGGGTTTCGGGCCTTCCCAATGTCCGTTCCGAGGAACTCGTCCTCTTTCCGGGGAACAGGCTGGGCCTGGTGTTCAATGTCGATCCGGAGGAAATCGGGATTGTCGCCCTGGACCACAGTGAAAACATTTCAGTCGGCTCGGCTGTCAGGAGGACGGGACGGGTGCTGGATGTCCCCGTGGGAGAGGCGCTGCTGGGGCGGGTTGTGGACCCCATGGGAAGACCCCTGGATAATCACGGCGAGGTCGTTGCCGCCCGCCGTCTGCCGGTGGAACGGGAAGCTCCAGCCATCATGGATCGTGCCCCGGTGACAGTTCCCCTGCAGACCGGGATCAAGGTCATTGATTCCCTGATCGCTATTGGCCGGGGGCAACGGGAATTGATCCTGGGCGACCGCCAGACGGGAAAGACGGCTATTGCCCTGGATACGATCATCAATCAGAAAGATAAGGATGTGATCTGCATTTACTGCGCAATCGGCAAGCAGAGCGCCGACACGGCCCGGGTCATCTCCGTCCTGGAAAGCTTTCAGGCTATGCCCTACTGCATTGTCGTGGTCGCCGCCGGCGAAGATCCGCCGGGACTGCAATACATTGCCCCCTATGCCGCGACTTCGATGGGGGAATATTTCATGGAACGGGGTCAGGATGTCCTTGTCATCTATGACGACTTGACGCGACATGCCCGGTCTTATCGGGAATTGTCCCTGCTGCTGCGTCGACCACCGGGCCGCGAGGCCTATCCCGGGGATATCTTTTACATCCATGCCCGGATGTTGGAACGCGCCACGCATTTTCGGGAGGAACTGGGCGGCGGTTCACTGACTGCAATTCCGATCATCGAGACCGAAGGGCAGGACATTTCCGCTTATATTCCCACCAATCTCATTTCCATTACGGACGGCCAGATCTACCTCTCTGCCCGGCTTTTCCAGAAGGGGATGCTGCCGGCCATCGACGTCGGCAAATCGGTTTCCCGGGTAGGCGGCAAGACCCAGCTTCCCGCCTATCGGACCGTTGCCGGGGATCTCCGACTGTCTTACTCACAGTTTGAGGAGTTGGAAACCTTCTCCCGTTTTGGAGCCCGGCTCGATGAAGGGACCCGGCGTACCCTGGAACGGGGACGACGCGTCCGGGAAATTCTCAGGCAGAAGCAATATCGTCCCTTGCGGGTGGCGGATCAGATTGCCGCGTTGCTTTCCGTCACGGGAGGCGCGCTGGACGGCATTCCCCTGGAGAGTGTGGGGGAAACGGAAAAGCGGATTCAACAGGTGGTTTCGGAGCAGTTGACCGATCTGTGCGCCCGGATTGAAGGGGGGGAACCATTGAGTGTTCAGGACCACAATAGCCTGTTGGAATTGTCCCGGTCCGTAGTGGGATCAGAGTTGGGGAGGCATCGGGATGCAGACTTCTGAGGTGTTGAAACGGAAAATTTCGACCGCGCAGGACCTGCAGTCCGTCGTTCGGACCATGAAATCCCTGGCCGCGGTAAGCATCCGGCAGTATCAGAAGGCGGTGGAATCGCTCAATGAGTATAAAAAAACTCTGGAAATGGGACTGCAGATCGTTCTGAAGGACCGGAGCATCGATCTGCCGTTCCCGGAGCCGAAGCCCCCGAATCATCTTGGAGCCATCATTTTCGGGTCGGATCAGGGGCTGTGCGGTCCGTTAAATGCCCTGATTGCTTCCCATGCCCTGCAGAGCATGGAAGAACTGGGGGTCAACAGGAAAAACCGAACCGTTCTGACTATCGGGATGCGTCTCCAGGGGCATCTGGAAGAGAAGAATCAGGATATTTTTGAAAATCTGCCTCCCCCAAGTTCCGTGGCGGGCATTACGTCCAGCGTTCAGGAAGTGCTTTTGATCTTGGAGGAGTGGCGTTTTAACCTTTCAATTGATTCCGTTATTCTCTATTATCATGAATCGATGTCCGGTTTCTCTTATCGACCCTGTACTCAGCAACTTCTGCCGGTGGATCTTCGTTGGCTCAGGGACATTCAGGGCAGGAAGTGGCAATCCCGCACGCTGCCCATCTATCGGATGGGTGGAGATGACCTGTTCGCCGCGCTGGTGAGAGAGCATCTCTTCGTTTCTCTTTACCGTGCCCTTGCTGAATCCTCAGCCAGTGAAAATGCCAGCCGCCTTGCCACGATGCAGAGTGCGGAAAAAAATATCGGGGATCACCTGGACGAACTGGGCACCCTGTTTCACCGTCAGCGACAATCAACCATCACGGAAGAGCTTCTCGACATTCTGGCCGGTTTTGAAGTCCTGAACGAGAAGAAGTCAAATTCAAGGAGGAAGGAATCATGGTAGCTGAAACAAAATACTGCGCCATCTGTGCCTGGCGGGAGAAATGCCAGAAGCGTTACAGCGTTCGTACGGATAGTATGGGAAATGTCTATTGCAACGAATACACCCGCGATCTTTCCTTGAAAAGAAAAGAAGAGGGCGAAGAGCAGAATAAAGAGGCTGCTACCCGCATCGAACGTTATATCGAACATCAGCTGCGCCGGATGAAGGTTCTTTCCGAAGAGGAGCTTAAGGGCGGGGCCAGCGGGGCGGTGATCACGATTTCCCGGGAGACGGGCACCGGCGGCACTGAAATTGCCAATCGGCTTTCCCAGGCGTTGAAGATGGACGTGATGGACAACGAGATCATCGAATACGTGGCGGAAAGTGCCAATATCAGCAAAAAGGTTATTGAATCCCTCGATGAAAAGGAAGTGAGCCGCCGTGACGCCTGGATCGCCTCATTTTTCGAAGACAAGCACCTGTGGCCGGACCAGTACCTTGATCACCTGACCAAGATTATCGCCACCATCGGCCGTTACGGCAATACCATCATTGTCGGCCGGGGCGCCCACTACATCCTGCCGCCGGAGAAGCTTTTCCGGGTCCGGCTGGTGGCCCCTCTGGAAAACCGGATTGCCCGCGTCATGGAGACCCGGAAGATGACCCGCAAGGAGGCGGAAAAATACATCCTGAAAACCGACAACGACCGGCAGGCCTTCATCCGGAAGTACTTTCACATGGATATCACCGATCCCAGCCATTACGATCTGGTGATCAACATGCGGATCATGACCGTTGACGGCGCCGTGGAGGCCATTCAGGCGGCCTTCCTGAAGCGGAAGATTCTCGAACCCCCCGCCTCCGCGGCATGACCGGCGCCGGCATCCGCCGGCTCCATTTCGGGCCGTCAGGAGCCTCGCCGATCTCCTGTCGCGTCGGACCGGAGGGAGGCATCCAAAAACGCCTGTTGAACGCTTCTCTAAGGGGAGGATGGATTTGTTTCCTTAAGACGGGAAAGCTGCTCCCATTCCCGTACGGCGGCATGGACTTCTTCCGCAGTACGGGCCAGCTTCAGAAGCTGAACCATCTGCCGGTTTTGAAGGGCATGGGCCCCCAGGGCAAGGACCGAAACCTGGATTTCCGGCTGCTCCAAGGGGGTAAGACTCAGAAAAACGTAATCGATTGGCTTTTCTGTGACGACATCGCTGATGCCTCCCCGCGTCAGGCCCAGGGCAAGGAGGGGCCGGTCCAGGCCGGCGACCCTTGCATGGGGAAAGGCCACCCCCTCGTTGAAAAAGGTTGATCCCTGGACCTCCCGATCCCGGACGGCCCGGAGAAAGACAGCGACCTCCGTGGGGCGATAGCGGCCGCAGGCCGCCCGGACCAGGGTTTCAAGGACCTCTTCCTGGCTGACTGGTTTTTCCCAGAATCGAATTCCGCTGACCTCCAGCAGAGAAGTCATTCGCAGGGGGGCTGCCGATGCGGCCCTTGTTTCCGGGGGGATCTCCCCGAGGCTTTCCTCAGGGGCTTTTCGCGACGCCTCAAAATCGGCCATTCCGGTTGGGCTGACGGCTGCTGCAAATTCGGAAGGCCGGGTGTCAAGGACAACGATCGTCACCCCCCGCGATCTTTCCATCAGCTGGTCCGCAATGCTCTTTTCCCCCAGAAGCCTTTTCCAGAAGGGCAGGGGTGCCGGAGATCCTATGACGATATGGCCGACCTGGTATTCCCTGGCAAAACGCAGAATCGTTTCGGCGATGCCGTCCCCCTTGTAGGTAAAAACCATGGCCCCGAGTTCCTTCGCCAGGGTCAGCGTCCCGGAGAGAAGGAGCTGCGTCTGGGCATCGATCACGGTGGCCTCTTCCGAAGGGGTCTGCACGTAGACGGCGTACCAGTTCCGGTTGAACCGTCCCGCCAGGCGCGAAGCATACCGGAGGAGCTTCTTGCTGTTGGGGCCGCGGGAACTCAGGCAGACCATGATCTGGTCCGGCACGATGCCTTCCTCTTCCGGCTCCGTTTCGTGCCTTTTCAAGTCGATCTGTGCCGCCATTTCCCGCAGGGTCATTTCCCGCAGATTTTCGAGATTGGCCGTCCGGAAAAACCGATTCAGGGCAAGGGGAATCCGCTCCAAGGGGTAAATCTTCCCTTCCTTGAGACGTTCCTGAAGATCCTCCGGGGTGAGGTCCACGTTGACAATCTGGTCCGCTTCGGCCAGGATGCTGTCGGGGAGCCGTTCCCGCACTCTCACCCCGACGGCCTTTTCCACGATATTGTAGAGACTTTCCAGGTGCTGCACATTGAGGGTGGTCATGACATGGATTCCCGCGGCAAGCAGATCCTGGACATCCTCGTAGCGTTTGGCATTCCGGCTTCCCGGGACATTGGTATGGGCCAGTTCATCCACGAGGACCACCTGGGGCTTGCGGCGCAGAACCGCGTCCACATCCATTTCTTCGACGAGAATCCCGTGATAGGGCTGAACGAAGCGGGGAAGAATTTCGAGCCCCTCCAGCAATTTTGCCGTTCCGATCCGGCCGTGCGTTTCCACGAGCCCCACGACCACGTCGATCCCCTCCTGGCGGAGACGATGGGCCTCCTGGAGCATCTGCCATGTCTTGCCGACACCTGCTGCATAGCCGAGATAGACTTTCAGCCGGCCGCGCTCAGCGCGGCGGATCATCCGCAGAAAGGCATCGGCACGATCGGAATCAGCGTTCATGGTCCCTCACCGTTTCCCGTCCAGATCCAGATTAAGCATCAGCACATTCACCCGGGCCTCCCCCAGGATTCCCAGATCACGGCCGGTTGTTAAATCTGCGATCTTCTTCCGCACAACGGCTTCATTCAATCCACGAGCTTTGGCCACCCGTCTTGCCTGAAGGAGCGCGTTGCGAACGCTGATATGCGGATCCAGGCCGCTGCCTGAGGCCGTGACCGCATCGGCCGGAATGGGACTCTCCGGTCCCAGTCCATTTTCCAGTCGGTAATCGGCAACGCGCTTCTTCACGGTATCGACCAATTTCTTCGCTGTCGGTCCCAGATTGCTGCCCCCGGAACGGGCCGCGTCGTAACCTCCGCCAGCCGCCGAAGGGCGGGGATGAAAATAGGCCGTTCCATCGAAGCGCTGGCCCAGCAGGGCGGAGCCGACGACAACGCCCCTTTCGCGAATCAGCAGCGAACCGTTGGCCTGCCAGGGAAACAGTCCCTGGGCCATGGTCCAGACGGCCAGGGGGTAGGCCCCGCAGAGAAGGACGGCCAGAAGGGCAACTGCCAGGAGGGCCGTGCGAAGTTGTATAAAGATATCTTTCAGCATATTTTCCCTCTTCGTTCTCTCATTAGACCAGATGCAGGGCAGCAATAAGCAGATCGATCCCCTTGATTCCTACAAAGGGCGCGATCAGGCCCCCCAGGCCATAGACGACCAGATTCCGTCGCAACAGGACAGCCGCCCCCAGGGGGCGGAAGGCAACCCCGCGCAGGGCCAGGGGTATGAGGGCCACGATGATCAGCGCATTGAAGATCACGGCGGAAAGGATGGCGCTCTGGGGCGAAGAGAGGCCCATGATGTTCAGGGGGGCGATGACGGGAAAGAGGCCGACGAGCATGGCGGGAAGGATGGCAAAGTATTTTGCCACGTCGTTGGCGATGCTGAAGGTCGTCAGCGCACCGCGTGTCATGAGCATCTGCTTGCCGATTTCCACGATCTCGATGAGCTTGGTGGGATTGGAATCCAGATCCACCATGTTGCCCGCCTCCTTGGCCGCCTGGGTGCCCGTATTCATGGCGACGCCCACATCGGCCTGGGCGAGGGCGGGGGCGTCGTTGGTCCCGTCGCCGGTCATGGCCACGAGATGGCCGGCGGCCTGCTCCCTGCGGATCAGGGCAAGCTTGTCCTCCGGCCGGGCTTCGGCAAGGAAATCATCCACACCGGCCTCCGCGGCGATGGCGGCCGCGGTCAGTCGGTTGTCCCCGGTGATCATGATGGTCCGAATCCCCATGGCCCGGAAGCGTTCAAACCGGTCCTTGAGGCCCCCCTTGACAATGTCCTTCAGGTGGATGACGCCGAGCACACGCTCCTTTTCCGCCACGATCAGGGAGGTCCCTCCGGAACGGGCGACCGAATCGGCCGCCCGAATCACCTCCGGGGGGAATTCGCGACCGGTGAAACCCAGGATGGCATCGGGGGCCCCTTTCCGGATCTGGCGGTTCTCGATATCGATTCCGCTCATGCGGGTCTGGGCCGTAAAGGCAACAAACTGCGCCGAGGGCATGTCGCCGATGGAGCGGCCCCGCAGGCCGAACTGCTTCGCCAGCACGACGATGCTTCGCCCTTCCGGCGTCTCATCGGCCAGGGAGGACAGTTGCGCGGCATCGGCCAGGTCCTGGAGCGCGACCCCCGGTGCGGGCAGGAATTCCGTGGCCTGGCGGTTGCCCAGAGTAATCGTGCCGGTTTTGTCCAGAAGGAGGACATCCACATCGCCCGCCGCCTCGACGGCCCGTCCGCTCATCGCCAGGACATTCTTCTGCACCAGCCGGTCGATTCCGGCAATGCCGATCGCACTGAGCAGTCCGCCGATGGTGGTGGGGATCAGGCAGACCAGCAGCGCGGCCAGCACGGTCAGGGAGAAGGACAGCCCCGAATAGAGTCCGAAGAGCTTAAGGGTCATCGTGACCACGAGAAAGATAAGCGTCAATGCGGAAAGCAGAATGGTCAGGGCGATTTCGTTCGGGGTCTTCTGCCGCCGGGCTCCTTCCACCAGGCTGATCATCCGGTCCAGGAAGCTTTCCCCGGGATTGGCCGTGACGATAACCCGAATCCGGTCCGACAGGACACGGGTGCCGCCGGTGACGGCACTGCGGTCGCCGCCGGCCTCGCGGATCACCGGCGCCGATTCGCCTGTAATGGCCGATTCATCCACCGTGGCCACGCCTTCGATAATTTCCCCATCCGCCGGGATCATTTCCCCAGCGGTCACCAGGACGATATCCCCCTTGCGCAGCTGCTCCGCCGGGATTTTTTCGAGGGAACCGGAGGCCAGGAGACGGTTGGCCAGGGTCTGAGTGCGGGTCCTGCGGAGGGCATCCGCCTGGGCCTTGCCGCGACCTTCCGCCATGGCCTCGGCAAAGTTGGCAAAAAGCACGGTGAACCAGAGCCAGACCGACACCTGGAGACCGAAGCCCAGCGGCTCTCCAGGCGGACGGAAGAAGAGCCCCGCCGTCGTCAGCAGGGCCCCCACCTCCGTGACGAACATGACCGGGTTTTTCATCATGGTCCGCGGGGAAAGCTTCGGAAAGGAGGCTTTAAGCGCCTGGAACAGAATCCGCCGGTCGAACAGGGAATGAGATTTTACGGCCATGGTACAATTCCCCCTTTATTCATTCAAAACAGCCTGCCGGAGTTCGTCAGGAGAAAATGTTCCACGATCGGTCCCAACGCCAGCACGGGCAGAAAGGTCAGCGCGCCGACGATTAGAACGGTGCCGACGAGCAGGACAACAAAGGTTAAACCGGATACCGGAAAGCTTCCCACATTGGGCGGCGTCAGCTTCTTCTTTCCCAGGTTTCCCGCGAGGGCCAGAACGGGAAGAATGACGAGGAACCGGCCGAGGAGCATGGCAATGCCCAGGGTGGTATTCAGCCAGACGGTATCGGCGGAGAGTCCCGCAAAGGCGCTGCCGTTGTTGCCCGTCGCAGAACTAAAGGCATAGAGAATCTCGGACAGGCCGTGGGGTCCGGAATTGTTCAGCCCCGCGACGCCCCAGGCGCTGACGGCTGCCCAGGCGGTGAACCCCAGGATGCAGATCGAAGGGATCAGAATGGCCAGGACGCTGACCTTCACATCGTAAGCCTCGATCTTCTTTCCCAGATATTCCGGCGTGCGTCCGACCATCAGGCCGGCCAGAAAAACGGTCACCACGACAAAGAGGAGCATGCTGTAGAGACCCGCTCCGACGCCGCCGAAGATCACCTCGCCCAGCTGGATGTTCAAAAGGGGGATCAGTCCACCCAGGGGCGTAAAGGAATCATGCATGGCGTTCACGGCGCCGCAGGAAGCGCCGGTGGTCACCGCGGCGAAGAGGGCGGAATTGAAGATCCCGAAGCGGACCTCTTTGCCTTCCATGTTTCCCCCTGCCGGGTCAAGGCCCAGGGAAAGCAGATGGGGATTGCCCGTGGCCTCGGCCTGCCAGCAGACCAGGGTCCCCGCCAGCAGCAGGACCGCCATGGCGCTCCACAGGGCCCAGCCGTGGCGCTGGTTGTTCACACTCCGGCCCAGATACCAGGTGAGGCCGCTGGGAATAAGCAGGATGGACAGCAACTGGATGAAGTTCGACAAGGGCGTCGGATTTTCATAGGGATGGGCGGCGTTGGCGTTCAGAAAGCCGCCACCGTTGGTTCCCAGCATCTTTACGGCGATCTGTGAGGCCACAGGTCCCTGGGCGATGATCGAGGTTACCGGAGGGGGACCCGGCTCCCTGCCGCCCTCCGGTTGGGCGACCGGCGGAGAGGCCGGCATGCTCAGGGACTCCAGTGGGTGAACGGTTTCATAGGTTTTGAAATTCTGGATGGATCCCTGGGAGACCAGAAAAAGGGCATAGACCAGGCAGAGTGGCAGCAGGAGATAGAGATTTCCCCGGACCAGATCGACCCAGAAATTGCCCAGGGTATGAGCCGACTGCCGGGCGATTCCCCGCACCAGGGCCGCCGCCACGGCGATTCCAGCGGCCGCTGAGACGAAATTGTGGAAGACGAGTCCCACCATCTGGGAAAAGGTGGAGAGGGTCGTCTCTCCCCCGTAGTTTTGCCAGTTCGTGTTCGTCAGAAAACTCACCGCCGTATTGAACGCCAGCGATGGACTGACGGCGCCGAATCGTTGCGGATTGAGGGGGAGAAAGGCCTGCAGCCGGAGGATCAGGTAGGTAAAGAGCACCCCGACAAGGGAAAACATCAGCAGGGACATGGCATATTGTTTCCAGCTCTGCTCCCCTACCGGATCAATCCCCAGCAGCCGGTAAATCAAGCGCTCCAGGGGTTTCAGCAGCGGATCCAGGAAAGTCCTTCCCGCCGGATCGAGGACGCGTTCCAGGTAGAGCCCCATGGGTTTTGTAAGTCCCAGAAGCAGACCGAAGAACAGCGCCAGTTGGATCCAGCCATAAGCATCCATGATGTCTCTCCCTTCTTAAAACTTCTCCGGATAGAGGATCGTTATTACAAGGTATCCAATCAGGAGGAGTCCGACGATTCCCACCACAAGATCAAGCATCGTTAAAACCTTTCACAGGCCTTGACAAAGAGGAGGCAGAGGCCGAAAAAAGCCAGGAGAAGAAGGAAGTAAACAAGATCGCCCGCCATATCCGTTACTCCTGATCTCCCAGCGAATCCGCCTTTTTCAGGGTGAAGGAAAAAGTGGTCCCCTGCCCCTCCCGGCTTTCCACGTTGATATTGCCGCCATGGGCCTCCACAATCTCCTTGGCAATGGCCAGTCCCAACCCGGCGCCTTTTTCTGTCGGCTGATCCGGAACCCGGAAGAATTGCTCAAAGATCCGCTGAAGAAACTGGTGCGGAATTCCGCTTCCCGTATCAGAGACGAAAAAACGGACCATTTCCCCTTCCGCCGCCGCCGAGATGGCAATCCGCCCACCTGGAGCGGTATAGCGAAGGGCATTGTTCAGGAGGTTGGAAAAGACCTGGCCGATCTGGACCGGATCGGCATAAACCGGGGGCAGGGCATCGCCAAGTTCCGTAACAACCTCGATGCCCCGATCCCGGGCTGCCATCCGGATGGGTTCCAGCGCTTCGAGGATCAGCGTCCGGGGCGCCTCCTCCCGGCAATTCATCTGCAGCCGGCCGGAGCCGATGCGGCTGATATCCAGAAGATCCGTCAGAATGCGGTACAGCAGGTCGCTTTCTTCGCGGGCGGCCAGGAGAAGTTCCTCCTGCTTTTCCGTCAGCGGGCCGATCTTTTCTTCAAGTAGCAGATGAACGGCCATGCGGACCGAAGTCAAGGGGGTTTTAAGCTGATGGGAAACGGTGGAGATCATCCCCCTTTTCATTTCAGAAAGACGGCGCTGTTCTGTGATATCCTGCATCATGAGGATCATCCCGCTCAAATTTCCCCGCCGGTCCCTGATGGGCGCCATATCGGAACGGAAAAAACGTTCATCCCCATCGACAAAACGCTGATGAATCCGGTGACCGGTTTCCGGCTGCCTGGATTTTGCGCCGGAGACGGTTTCCCGAAACAGGGTCTGCAGGTCATCCAGGGGAAGATCCTGCAGGGAAATCCCTGCCATAAGACCAAAAAGGCTTCGCGCTGCCGCCGACGAGATTTCCACTTTTCCTTCGGGATTCAGAATGGCCAGGGCATCCGGTAAATGATCGAAGGCTTCCTGGGTGGCCCGCTCCATACGAAGCAGCCTCGCCTCGTCACTGCGACGGAATTCCCGGAGGCTTTCCGCCATATCGTTGAAGGCTTCCGAGAGCCGGCCGATTTCATCCCGAGACTCAGCCGGCACCACCAGCTCCAGATTTCCATCCCGGATCGCTTCCGCCGAACGGGTGAGGCGATGAATGGGATGAAGTATCCATTTACCTGTAAAACTTAGAAATATCATAGCAATAAAAACTCCGAACGACAAGAGGAGGACCATCTGGCGCTGGGCGGATGCGGCCAGCTTTCTGGCCCGGCTGTCGGCAGCATTCATGTTCTGCTGGTTTAATTGGAGGATCTCATCGGCCGATTGCTTCACCTGTTGAGAAAGGGGCATCAGCTCCGCTAAATAAAGGCGCCGGCTGACGTTGTCCGGCAGGGAGCGTTTCCGGATTTCCTGAAGAACTGCCCGGTAACGGATAATAAGCGCCTGGAGCGCCCTTGCTTTTTCCCTCTCTCCGGGCAGGGTGACGTTGTTCAACTCCATCTGGAGCGCCTCGGCGAAGAGGGCTTCATTCTTCCTGATCTGTTCCTCCCCCTCCTGCGGGTATCCCAGGAAGGTCAGCATTATGCCGCGGTCCATGGAACTCAGGTTT
This region of Syntrophus gentianae genomic DNA includes:
- a CDS encoding alternate F1F0 ATPase, F1 subunit alpha, coding for MKAMKRDISSRGELKLFLEQTFSTLDSTLANSEARLREKEVGTVHFVGQGIVRVSGLPNVRSEELVLFPGNRLGLVFNVDPEEIGIVALDHSENISVGSAVRRTGRVLDVPVGEALLGRVVDPMGRPLDNHGEVVAARRLPVEREAPAIMDRAPVTVPLQTGIKVIDSLIAIGRGQRELILGDRQTGKTAIALDTIINQKDKDVICIYCAIGKQSADTARVISVLESFQAMPYCIVVVAAGEDPPGLQYIAPYAATSMGEYFMERGQDVLVIYDDLTRHARSYRELSLLLRRPPGREAYPGDIFYIHARMLERATHFREELGGGSLTAIPIIETEGQDISAYIPTNLISITDGQIYLSARLFQKGMLPAIDVGKSVSRVGGKTQLPAYRTVAGDLRLSYSQFEELETFSRFGARLDEGTRRTLERGRRVREILRQKQYRPLRVADQIAALLSVTGGALDGIPLESVGETEKRIQQVVSEQLTDLCARIEGGEPLSVQDHNSLLELSRSVVGSELGRHRDADF
- a CDS encoding F0F1 ATP synthase subunit gamma, translating into MQTSEVLKRKISTAQDLQSVVRTMKSLAAVSIRQYQKAVESLNEYKKTLEMGLQIVLKDRSIDLPFPEPKPPNHLGAIIFGSDQGLCGPLNALIASHALQSMEELGVNRKNRTVLTIGMRLQGHLEEKNQDIFENLPPPSSVAGITSSVQEVLLILEEWRFNLSIDSVILYYHESMSGFSYRPCTQQLLPVDLRWLRDIQGRKWQSRTLPIYRMGGDDLFAALVREHLFVSLYRALAESSASENASRLATMQSAEKNIGDHLDELGTLFHRQRQSTITEELLDILAGFEVLNEKKSNSRRKESW
- a CDS encoding cytidylate kinase-like family protein, producing MVAETKYCAICAWREKCQKRYSVRTDSMGNVYCNEYTRDLSLKRKEEGEEQNKEAATRIERYIEHQLRRMKVLSEEELKGGASGAVITISRETGTGGTEIANRLSQALKMDVMDNEIIEYVAESANISKKVIESLDEKEVSRRDAWIASFFEDKHLWPDQYLDHLTKIIATIGRYGNTIIVGRGAHYILPPEKLFRVRLVAPLENRIARVMETRKMTRKEAEKYILKTDNDRQAFIRKYFHMDITDPSHYDLVINMRIMTVDGAVEAIQAAFLKRKILEPPASAA
- a CDS encoding PTS sugar transporter subunit IIA translates to MNADSDRADAFLRMIRRAERGRLKVYLGYAAGVGKTWQMLQEAHRLRQEGIDVVVGLVETHGRIGTAKLLEGLEILPRFVQPYHGILVEEMDVDAVLRRKPQVVLVDELAHTNVPGSRNAKRYEDVQDLLAAGIHVMTTLNVQHLESLYNIVEKAVGVRVRERLPDSILAEADQIVNVDLTPEDLQERLKEGKIYPLERIPLALNRFFRTANLENLREMTLREMAAQIDLKRHETEPEEEGIVPDQIMVCLSSRGPNSKKLLRYASRLAGRFNRNWYAVYVQTPSEEATVIDAQTQLLLSGTLTLAKELGAMVFTYKGDGIAETILRFAREYQVGHIVIGSPAPLPFWKRLLGEKSIADQLMERSRGVTIVVLDTRPSEFAAAVSPTGMADFEASRKAPEESLGEIPPETRAASAAPLRMTSLLEVSGIRFWEKPVSQEEVLETLVRAACGRYRPTEVAVFLRAVRDREVQGSTFFNEGVAFPHARVAGLDRPLLALGLTRGGISDVVTEKPIDYVFLSLTPLEQPEIQVSVLALGAHALQNRQMVQLLKLARTAEEVHAAVREWEQLSRLKETNPSSP
- the kdpC gene encoding K(+)-transporting ATPase subunit C, whose amino-acid sequence is MLKDIFIQLRTALLAVALLAVLLCGAYPLAVWTMAQGLFPWQANGSLLIRERGVVVGSALLGQRFDGTAYFHPRPSAAGGGYDAARSGGSNLGPTAKKLVDTVKKRVADYRLENGLGPESPIPADAVTASGSGLDPHISVRNALLQARRVAKARGLNEAVVRKKIADLTTGRDLGILGEARVNVLMLNLDLDGKR
- the kdpB gene encoding potassium-transporting ATPase subunit KdpB, whose amino-acid sequence is MAVKSHSLFDRRILFQALKASFPKLSPRTMMKNPVMFVTEVGALLTTAGLFFRPPGEPLGFGLQVSVWLWFTVLFANFAEAMAEGRGKAQADALRRTRTQTLANRLLASGSLEKIPAEQLRKGDIVLVTAGEMIPADGEIIEGVATVDESAITGESAPVIREAGGDRSAVTGGTRVLSDRIRVIVTANPGESFLDRMISLVEGARRQKTPNEIALTILLSALTLIFLVVTMTLKLFGLYSGLSFSLTVLAALLVCLIPTTIGGLLSAIGIAGIDRLVQKNVLAMSGRAVEAAGDVDVLLLDKTGTITLGNRQATEFLPAPGVALQDLADAAQLSSLADETPEGRSIVVLAKQFGLRGRSIGDMPSAQFVAFTAQTRMSGIDIENRQIRKGAPDAILGFTGREFPPEVIRAADSVARSGGTSLIVAEKERVLGVIHLKDIVKGGLKDRFERFRAMGIRTIMITGDNRLTAAAIAAEAGVDDFLAEARPEDKLALIRREQAAGHLVAMTGDGTNDAPALAQADVGVAMNTGTQAAKEAGNMVDLDSNPTKLIEIVEIGKQMLMTRGALTTFSIANDVAKYFAILPAMLVGLFPVIAPLNIMGLSSPQSAILSAVIFNALIIVALIPLALRGVAFRPLGAAVLLRRNLVVYGLGGLIAPFVGIKGIDLLIAALHLV
- the kdpA gene encoding potassium-transporting ATPase subunit KdpA, whose translation is MDAYGWIQLALFFGLLLGLTKPMGLYLERVLDPAGRTFLDPLLKPLERLIYRLLGIDPVGEQSWKQYAMSLLMFSLVGVLFTYLILRLQAFLPLNPQRFGAVSPSLAFNTAVSFLTNTNWQNYGGETTLSTFSQMVGLVFHNFVSAAAGIAVAAALVRGIARQSAHTLGNFWVDLVRGNLYLLLPLCLVYALFLVSQGSIQNFKTYETVHPLESLSMPASPPVAQPEGGREPGPPPVTSIIAQGPVASQIAVKMLGTNGGGFLNANAAHPYENPTPLSNFIQLLSILLIPSGLTWYLGRSVNNQRHGWALWSAMAVLLLAGTLVCWQAEATGNPHLLSLGLDPAGGNMEGKEVRFGIFNSALFAAVTTGASCGAVNAMHDSFTPLGGLIPLLNIQLGEVIFGGVGAGLYSMLLFVVVTVFLAGLMVGRTPEYLGKKIEAYDVKVSVLAILIPSICILGFTAWAAVSAWGVAGLNNSGPHGLSEILYAFSSATGNNGSAFAGLSADTVWLNTTLGIAMLLGRFLVILPVLALAGNLGKKKLTPPNVGSFPVSGLTFVVLLVGTVLIVGALTFLPVLALGPIVEHFLLTNSGRLF
- a CDS encoding potassium-transporting ATPase subunit F, which encodes MLDLVVGIVGLLLIGYLVITILYPEKF
- a CDS encoding sensor histidine kinase, translated to MFGLRHKLSLGFGGLLLILLIIGVQGILRFQELGQSIDVILRENYNSIVACQQMKENLSSMDRGIMLTFLGYPQEGEEQIRKNEALFAEALQMELNNVTLPGEREKARALQALIIRYRAVLQEIRKRSLPDNVSRRLYLAELMPLSQQVKQSADEILQLNQQNMNAADSRARKLAASAQRQMVLLLSFGVFIAMIFLSFTGKWILHPIHRLTRSAEAIRDGNLELVVPAESRDEIGRLSEAFNDMAESLREFRRSDEARLLRMERATQEAFDHLPDALAILNPEGKVEISSAAARSLFGLMAGISLQDLPLDDLQTLFRETVSGAKSRQPETGHRIHQRFVDGDERFFRSDMAPIRDRRGNLSGMILMMQDITEQRRLSEMKRGMISTVSHQLKTPLTSVRMAVHLLLEEKIGPLTEKQEELLLAAREESDLLYRILTDLLDISRIGSGRLQMNCREEAPRTLILEALEPIRMAARDRGIEVVTELGDALPPVYADPVQIGQVFSNLLNNALRYTAPGGRIAISAAAEGEMVRFFVSDTGSGIPHQFLQRIFEQFFRVPDQPTEKGAGLGLAIAKEIVEAHGGNINVESREGQGTTFSFTLKKADSLGDQE